The following coding sequences lie in one Paroedura picta isolate Pp20150507F chromosome 10, Ppicta_v3.0, whole genome shotgun sequence genomic window:
- the AP1AR gene encoding AP-1 complex-associated regulatory protein isoform X1 has translation MGNGWAAQWCCWLFPRREPGRIQRGGGSKYFRTCSTGEHFTIEFENLVESDEGESPGSSQRPLTEEEIADLRARHYNSIAEKQRTVDHKLQSELAIQEEKLRIEEEALYAAQREAARAAKQKKLLEQQKLQRLTQRAQLANSGDNQSSMTEEEFDAYLRNVKLHYEAFRSSRLSSDATVLTPNTESSCDLMTKTKSTSGNDDSNSLDLEWEDEEGMNRMVPLRERSKTEEDILRAALKFSGKKTGSNPTSASDDSNGLEWENDFVSAEMDDNGNSEYAGFVNPVLELSASDKKTSDADQQDR, from the exons ATGGGGAACGGCTGGGCGGCGCAGTGGTGCTGCTGGCTTTTCCCGAGGCGGGAACCGGGACGGATCCAGCGAGGAGGAGG ATCAAAGTACTTCAGGACATGTTCTACAGGAGAACATTTCACTATAGAG TTTGAGAATCTAGTGGAAAGTGATGAG GGTGAAAGTCCAGGAAGCAGCCAAAG ACCTCTAACAGAAGAAGAAATAGCTGATCTAAGAGCAAGGCATTacaattccattgctgaaaaaCAAAGAACGGTAGATCATAAGCTTCAATCAGAG TTAGCCATACAAGAGGAGAAGTTAAGAATAGAAGAGGAGGCTTTATATGCTGCGCAGCGTGaagcagccagggcagcaaagcagAAAAAGCTCTTGGAG cagcaaaagctgcagagGCTAACACAGAGGGCACAACTGGCAAACAGTGGAGATAATCAAAG CTCCATGACAGAAGAAGAATTTGATGCTTACTTGAGAAATGTGAAACTACACTATGAAGCTTTTCGAAGTAGCC GGCTCTCATCGGATGCTACTGTTCTGACACCAAATACAGAGagcagttgtgacttgatgaccAAAACCAAATCAACTAGTGGAAATGATGATAGCAATTCTCTAGATTTGGAGTGGGAAGATGAAGAAG GTATGAACAGAATGGTTCCATTACGGGAGCGTTCAAAAACGGAAGAGGATATACTCCGAGCAGCCCTAAAATTTAGTGGCAAAAAAACTGGAAGTAACCCAACTTCTGCCTCTGATGACTCTAATGGTTTGGAATGGGAGAATGACTTTgttagtgcagaaatggatgatAATGGCAACTCTGAGTATGCTGGATTTGTAAACCCTGTCTTAGAACTGTCTGCATCTGACAAAAAGACATCTGATGCCGATCAGCAAGACAGATAA
- the AP1AR gene encoding AP-1 complex-associated regulatory protein isoform X2: protein MGNGWAAQWCCWLFPRREPGRIQRGGGSKYFRTCSTGEHFTIEFENLVESDEGESPGSSQRPLTEEEIADLRARHYNSIAEKQRTVDHKLQSELAIQEEKLRIEEEALYAAQREAARAAKQKKLLEQKLQRLTQRAQLANSGDNQSSMTEEEFDAYLRNVKLHYEAFRSSRLSSDATVLTPNTESSCDLMTKTKSTSGNDDSNSLDLEWEDEEGMNRMVPLRERSKTEEDILRAALKFSGKKTGSNPTSASDDSNGLEWENDFVSAEMDDNGNSEYAGFVNPVLELSASDKKTSDADQQDR from the exons ATGGGGAACGGCTGGGCGGCGCAGTGGTGCTGCTGGCTTTTCCCGAGGCGGGAACCGGGACGGATCCAGCGAGGAGGAGG ATCAAAGTACTTCAGGACATGTTCTACAGGAGAACATTTCACTATAGAG TTTGAGAATCTAGTGGAAAGTGATGAG GGTGAAAGTCCAGGAAGCAGCCAAAG ACCTCTAACAGAAGAAGAAATAGCTGATCTAAGAGCAAGGCATTacaattccattgctgaaaaaCAAAGAACGGTAGATCATAAGCTTCAATCAGAG TTAGCCATACAAGAGGAGAAGTTAAGAATAGAAGAGGAGGCTTTATATGCTGCGCAGCGTGaagcagccagggcagcaaagcagAAAAAGCTCTTGGAG caaaagctgcagagGCTAACACAGAGGGCACAACTGGCAAACAGTGGAGATAATCAAAG CTCCATGACAGAAGAAGAATTTGATGCTTACTTGAGAAATGTGAAACTACACTATGAAGCTTTTCGAAGTAGCC GGCTCTCATCGGATGCTACTGTTCTGACACCAAATACAGAGagcagttgtgacttgatgaccAAAACCAAATCAACTAGTGGAAATGATGATAGCAATTCTCTAGATTTGGAGTGGGAAGATGAAGAAG GTATGAACAGAATGGTTCCATTACGGGAGCGTTCAAAAACGGAAGAGGATATACTCCGAGCAGCCCTAAAATTTAGTGGCAAAAAAACTGGAAGTAACCCAACTTCTGCCTCTGATGACTCTAATGGTTTGGAATGGGAGAATGACTTTgttagtgcagaaatggatgatAATGGCAACTCTGAGTATGCTGGATTTGTAAACCCTGTCTTAGAACTGTCTGCATCTGACAAAAAGACATCTGATGCCGATCAGCAAGACAGATAA
- the AP1AR gene encoding AP-1 complex-associated regulatory protein isoform X3, with protein sequence MGNGWAAQWCCWLFPRREPGRIQRGGGSKYFRTCSTGEHFTIEFENLVESDEGESPGSSQRPLTEEEIADLRARHYNSIAEKQRTVDHKLQSEQQKLQRLTQRAQLANSGDNQSSMTEEEFDAYLRNVKLHYEAFRSSRLSSDATVLTPNTESSCDLMTKTKSTSGNDDSNSLDLEWEDEEGMNRMVPLRERSKTEEDILRAALKFSGKKTGSNPTSASDDSNGLEWENDFVSAEMDDNGNSEYAGFVNPVLELSASDKKTSDADQQDR encoded by the exons ATGGGGAACGGCTGGGCGGCGCAGTGGTGCTGCTGGCTTTTCCCGAGGCGGGAACCGGGACGGATCCAGCGAGGAGGAGG ATCAAAGTACTTCAGGACATGTTCTACAGGAGAACATTTCACTATAGAG TTTGAGAATCTAGTGGAAAGTGATGAG GGTGAAAGTCCAGGAAGCAGCCAAAG ACCTCTAACAGAAGAAGAAATAGCTGATCTAAGAGCAAGGCATTacaattccattgctgaaaaaCAAAGAACGGTAGATCATAAGCTTCAATCAGAG cagcaaaagctgcagagGCTAACACAGAGGGCACAACTGGCAAACAGTGGAGATAATCAAAG CTCCATGACAGAAGAAGAATTTGATGCTTACTTGAGAAATGTGAAACTACACTATGAAGCTTTTCGAAGTAGCC GGCTCTCATCGGATGCTACTGTTCTGACACCAAATACAGAGagcagttgtgacttgatgaccAAAACCAAATCAACTAGTGGAAATGATGATAGCAATTCTCTAGATTTGGAGTGGGAAGATGAAGAAG GTATGAACAGAATGGTTCCATTACGGGAGCGTTCAAAAACGGAAGAGGATATACTCCGAGCAGCCCTAAAATTTAGTGGCAAAAAAACTGGAAGTAACCCAACTTCTGCCTCTGATGACTCTAATGGTTTGGAATGGGAGAATGACTTTgttagtgcagaaatggatgatAATGGCAACTCTGAGTATGCTGGATTTGTAAACCCTGTCTTAGAACTGTCTGCATCTGACAAAAAGACATCTGATGCCGATCAGCAAGACAGATAA